In Candidatus Thermodiscus eudorianus, a single genomic region encodes these proteins:
- a CDS encoding SDR family oxidoreductase yields MPWAIVTASSRGIGFHISKALAELGLNLVLGSRNMDKLVEAASSISREYGVEALPVKLDMRRRESVEAFIKEVDGIVDSLEVLAVNYGNPSCEPCTLKEAEWSDWIEAASMYIAATAELLKYVASRWSARVILVSSFTTRTFHRGLIVADTIRKGLEVLVKAAALEYPGRLYPVLLLLGSFPTPGAWETIEAISRGKGVEPGAYWRREVEGLSALKRAGRFEELRELVKFLARAPEYLTGSTILFDGGSLKCY; encoded by the coding sequence ATGCCGTGGGCGATCGTCACCGCGTCATCCAGAGGCATAGGATTCCACATCTCCAAGGCCCTAGCCGAGCTAGGCCTAAACCTGGTGCTGGGCTCCCGTAACATGGACAAGCTAGTCGAGGCGGCGTCAAGCATCTCCCGGGAGTACGGTGTCGAGGCCCTTCCTGTAAAGCTCGATATGAGGCGGCGGGAATCCGTGGAGGCCTTCATAAAGGAGGTCGACGGGATAGTCGACTCCCTAGAGGTCCTGGCAGTGAACTATGGCAACCCCTCCTGCGAGCCCTGCACGCTGAAGGAAGCCGAGTGGAGCGACTGGATTGAGGCTGCTAGCATGTACATAGCGGCGACGGCGGAGCTCCTCAAGTACGTAGCCTCTAGGTGGAGTGCGAGGGTGATCCTGGTATCCAGCTTCACGACCAGGACCTTCCACCGAGGCCTAATAGTAGCAGACACTATCCGGAAGGGGCTTGAGGTCCTGGTTAAGGCGGCAGCACTCGAATATCCCGGAAGACTATACCCAGTACTCCTCCTACTCGGCAGCTTCCCAACGCCGGGCGCCTGGGAGACCATAGAGGCCATATCCCGCGGGAAGGGTGTTGAACCGGGGGCCTACTGGAGGAGGGAGGTCGAGGGCCTCTCAGCCCTGAAGAGGGCCGGCAGGTTCGAAGAGCTGAGAGAGCTCGTGAAGTTCCTAGCCAGGGCTCCAGAATACCTCACGGGCTCAACGATACTATTCGATGGAGGGTCCCTCAAATGCTACTAG